The following proteins are co-located in the Leucoraja erinacea ecotype New England chromosome 4, Leri_hhj_1, whole genome shotgun sequence genome:
- the LOC129696647 gene encoding zinc fingers and homeoboxes protein 1-like: protein MASKRKSKIPCMVPANETLDQNQDLDMITDVDDDLPPDTSDESMAADGAVVDDDNIAEKEVQDNQIKKLEGGYECKYCTFETQDLNEFTVHVDSKHPNVILNPSYFCMECNFMTKRYDTLNDHNARYHSGEINFKLKMVKHNNQTVFEQTVEECNSNGVPTNEDQSENIDTTPTGISISKTPIMKIKNKNETKRISLSPSFVDEFTARQENNDETMGTNSVLGSTSTSGICINQEGNGVIIDSVGISQLIQSPNSNCIPKVMIPLNSIPTYNTNMDVNTHLVNSFNKFPYPTQSEVVTLKTQTKYTEEQIKIWFTAQRLKHGISWTPEEVEDAKKRQFNGTVHTIPQTITVIPAQISTSANGLQQILQPCQIVGQPGIVLAQVTSKNVVTGNSPVTVTVAGVTNQMQWQKRRMQEGETGPEVKRLNNSQLPQFASQGGSLNSVSSTDPYIVRLKKTKEQLNELKASFNRNAFPSDAEIARIIQISGLTRGDIKKWFSDTRYNHRNSKCNQNVNIAEVSSTIILDSGDDMISESLAVNQQRKHGWHAFPDFTPQKFKEKSAEQLQILQESFHFSPFPTDDEINKLRTETKLTRREIDVWFCERRKIKNSEDKNDESGKLIDGEVDVKHKDSDAGSTKSQYGQIHTTSLASGLAIPRVMATAVSRLYKKTPEQLHLLKSAFVRTHWPSPEVYDQLALDTGLARTDIVSWFGDTRYAWKNGNLKWYYYYQSGNMDTQNGQTQVSSRRTKGRGRLRGRPRGRGRARGNGRSRNWSGMTSSKVSTELASGRNFLEPYYLKHKYLNEEDLDDLVAKSGMSYENIREWFVQRQTEVVVSESNNSNGQYPGEDEKNEPLDEDDDWAGEENEDDASEGSGSSDVWKPPSQKENEVTEPDDEH, encoded by the coding sequence ATGGCCAGCAAAAGGAAGTCTAAAATTCCTTGCATGGTCCCTGCAAATGAAACTCTGGATCAGAACCAAGATCTGGATATGATTACAGATGTTGATGATGATCTTCCTCCAGACACTTCTGATGAGAGTATGGCAGCAGATGGTGCTGTAGTTGATGATGATAATATTGCAGAAAAGGAAGTACAAGATAACCAAATCAAGAAACTAGAAGGAGGCTATGAGTGTAAATATTGCACTTTTGAAACACAAGACTTAAATGAATTTACAGTGCACGTTGACTCAAAGCACCCAAATGTTATTCTCAATCCATCCTATTTCTGTATGGAATGTAATTTTATGACCAAAAGGTATGATACTCTTAATGACCACAATGCTAGATATCATTCGGGTGAAATAAATTTTAAGCTTAAAATGGTGAAACACAACAATCAAACTGTCTTTGAACAGACTGTTGAAGAATGCAATAGTAATGGGGTTCCTACAAATGAAGATCAGTCCGAAAACATTGACACCACTCCGACAGGGATATCAATAAGTAAAACACCAATCATgaagataaaaaataaaaatgagacCAAAAGAATCTCTCTGTCTCCAAGTTTTGTGGATGAATTCACAGCTAGACAAGAAAACAACGATGAGACAATGGGCACCAACTCGGTCTTGGGATCTACTAGTACCAGTGGAATTTGTATTAACCAAGAAGGAAATGGTGTTATAATTGATTCAGTAGGTATTAGCCAATTGATACAGTCTCCAAATTCTAATTGTATTCCAAAAGTTATGATTCCATTAAACAGCATTCCAACTTATAACACTAATATGGATGTAAATACTCACCTAGTGAACTCATTCAACAAATTTCCCTATCCTACGCAGTCAGAAGTTGTAACGTTAAAAACTCAGACAAAATATACAGAGGAACAGATTAAAATCTGGTTCACTGCTCAACGGCTCAAGCATGGCATCAGCTGGACCCCAGAGGAGGTGGAAGATGCCAAAAAGAGACAATTTAATGGCACTGTGCACACTATACCGCAAACAATTACAGTCATACCTGCACAGATTTCAACATCTGCTAATGGATTGCAGCAGATCCTCCAACCTTGTCAGATAGTTGGTCAGCCAGGTATTGTCTTGGCACAGGTTACCAGTAAAAACGTGGTCACTGGGAATTCTCCGGTCACTGTCACCGTTGCAGGAGTTACAAATCAAATGCAGTGGCAAAAGCGCAGAATGCAGGAGGGTGAGACAGGGCCTGAAGTAAAACGGCTAAACAACTCTCAGCTTCCTCAATTTGCTTCACAAGGAGGTTCCCTTAATTCTGTCTCGAGTACAGATCCATACATCGTCCGCCTCAAAAAGACAAAAGAGCAACTGAATGAACTAAAAGCCAGCTTCAATAGGAATGCATTTCCCAGTGATGCAGAAATTGCTAGAATCATACAAATATCAGGCCTCACAAGAGGTGACATAAAGAAGTGGTTCAGTGATACACGGTACAACCATAGAAATTCAAAATGTAATCAAAATGTCAATATTGCTGAAGTCAGCAGCACCATAATTTTGGATTCTGGAGATGACATGATTTCTGAATCGCTTGCAGTAAATCAGCAACGTAAACATGGGTGGCATGCTTTCCCAGATTTTACTCCTCAGAAGTTCAAAGAGAAAAGCGCAGAACAGCTTCAGATTCTCCAAGAAAGTTTTCATTTTAGTCCATTTCCCACTGATGATGAGATTAACAAGCTAAGGACTGAAACAAAACTCACTAGAAGAGAGATTGACGTCTGGTTTTGTGAGAGGAGGAAAATTAAAAATTCAGAAGATAAAAATGATGAGAGCGGAAAATTGATAGACGGCGAAGTTGATGTCAAACATAAGGACTCTGATGCAGGGAGCACAAAATCACAATATGGGCAAATTCATACCACATCTTTGGCCAGTGGCTTAGCAATTCCAAGAGTAATGGCAACTGCAGTTAGCAGACTATATAAGAAAACTCCAGAGCAGCTACATCTGCTTAAAAGCGCATTTGTTCGCACGCACTGGCCATCCCCAGAGGTATATGACCAATTAGCTCTAGACACTGGGCTGGCCAGAACTGATATTGTAAGTTGGTTCGGAGATACCAGGTATGCTTGGAAAAATGGCAACTTGAAATGGTACTATTATTATCAAAGTGGTAACATGGACACTCAAAATGGGCAAACCCAGGTTTCCTCCAGAAGGACTAAAGGTCGAGGTAGATTGAGAGGCAGACCACGAGGAAGAGGAAGAGCAAGGGGGAATGGAAGGTCTCGCAACTGGAGCGGAATGACGTCAAGCAAAGTATCTACGGAACTCGCTTCAGGGAGAAATTTTCTTGAACCATATTACTTGAAACACAAATATTTAAATGAAGAAGATCTTGATGATCTTGTGGCAAAATCAGGCATGAGTTATGAAAATATCAGGGAATGGTTTGTACAAAGGCAAACGGAAGTTGTTGTTTCGGAGAGCAACAATTCAAATGGACAGTACCCTGGTGAAGATGAGAAAAACGAGCCACTTGACGAGGATGATGATTGGGCTGGTGAAGAGAATGAAGATGATGCTTCTGAAGGAAGTGGCAGCAGTGATGTGTGGAAGCCTCCATCGCAAAAAGAAAATGAAGTAACTGAACCAGATGATGAACACTAG